The following is a genomic window from Candidatus Tanganyikabacteria bacterium.
CTTCGCGACGTCCTCGAGGTGCATGAGCATGATGATGAGGCCGATCAGCGTGCCGACCAGGCCGAAGCCGGGCGCCAGGCTCGCCATGGTGCGAAACAGGTTGGAGTCGCTCTGCTCGTAGACGACCATCGCCTGGATCTGCGTGTCCATGACGTCCTCGATCTCCTCGCGCTTGAAGCCGTTGATCAGGAGGTCCAGGCCGCCCTTCGCGAAGCCGGGGGCAAGGCGGTTGACCTCGTCTTCGATCGCCGACAGGCCGCCCTTGTGGTTCTTCTCGGCCAGGCCGGTGAACAGTTCGATGTACTTCTTGGGGTTCTCGCTCACCTTCTTGAAGATGAAAGTCAAGGAGGTGGTGGCGCGCACGAGTTCGTTGAGGTGGAACCCGGCGAAGGCGGCGGCGATCGAACCCCCGATGACGATGATCAGGCCGTGGGGATTGATGAACAGCGACGCGTTGCCGGCCTCGTAGAGGATGGCCCCGATGAAGATCCCGAAGCCGAGCAGGAAGCCGAACAGCGTCATCGGTCGCGCGATCCTTTCCTAGTGGTGCCCGCCCGCCGCGGGCTTGCCGGGCGTGGCGGCGCTGGCTTGCTTGGCCTTCTTGTCGAACCCGGCGTACGGGTCGCGGACCACCCGGATCACGACCCGGCGGTTGGCCGGATCCTCGGCCGAGATCTCCTTGCCGTCCTTGTCCACCTTGGGCCGCGTGGCCGCCAGGCCCAGCGCCTCCACCTTCTTCTCGGAGACGCCCTTGTCCAGGAAGTACCTGAGCACGCGGGTGGCCCGGGCGGTGGAGAGCTCCCAGTTTGACGGGAACTGCGCCGTCTTGATCGGGCGGCTGTCGGTATGGCCCTCGATGGCGATCTTGGCGTCGTCGACCTTGATCTCCTTGAGGATGCGCGCGGCCGCGTCGAGGACCTTCTGCGCCTCGGGCTTGAGTTCGGCCTTGCCGGCGTCGAAGAACAGCTGGCTTGAGAAATTGATGTCGATGCCTCGCGGCGTGAGCTTGGCCTCGACCTGGTCCTGCATGTTCTGGGACTGGATTTCCTTCTCGACCTTCGCCTTGATTTCCTGGAAGGTCATCTTGCCCTTGGTCTTGCCCTCGGCGCCCGCGCCTTCCTTGACGGCTTCGACCATCTCCTCGGCCTTCTGCTGGTCGACGGTGGAAACCGACAGCAGCACGATGAACAGGGCCATCAGCAGGGTGACCATGTCGGCGTAGGTGATCAACCAGGGTTCGCCGTGGCCCTGGTTATGTGCGGTCGAATACTCTTTGGACATGCAGGTTGGTCTGCATGTATTTACCCCGCGCTTGGCAGATCCTCGCCGCGGTTACTCGGGCTGTTCGACCTCTTCCATGGGGACGTCGACGATCTTGCCGTCCTCGGGGCTGAACATCTTGCCCTCGGGGGCCTGCAGGTCGACGCCGGCCATGGGCTTCATCGGGAACTTCTCGGCCAGCGCCACGTCGCCGAACATCTGCGGCACCATCGAGACGCCCATCGCGCCCAGGCCCTTGAGCGCTTCCTTGCCCTGGCCGCCCTTGACGCCGAAGTAGACGGCCGCGACGCCGCCGGTGCCCAGGAAGAGCTTCCAGTTGCGCTTGACCGGCTGCACGATGGCCTTGTCGATGGGATTCGTGATCCACTTGACCACGAAGTCGGCGGCGCTCTTGGCGCCCTTCTCGGGAAGCGCCTCGGCGATGCCGTTCGAGATTTCCCGGCCCACGGTCTTGTCGAACAGGCTGCTCACCAGGCCGCCCGCGGCCAGACCCGCGGCGACGCCCAGGAACCCGCCGACCGGCAGCAACGCGCCGACGGCCATCGCGCCCACGCCCCAGAGCCCGAAGCTCAGGGCACCCGACACGACATTGCCCCAGTAGCGTTTGGCCGAGACCTCGCCGTTCTTGTAGCCGAACGAGTCGCCGATGAGGGCGAACGGCAGGCCGGCCACGACGCCGCCGACCATCTGCCCCTTGACCAGATTCTTGAGCGTCAGCGGGCCGAGATCCTTGAGGAAGGACATCATCGTCCGCGACATGAAGTAGCCGAGTCCGCCTGCGCCGACGCCAAGCGTGCCGACCCAGGCCTTCTCGGCCAGCTTGCCGACCTCGCTCCTGGGGCCTTCGGGCTTCGGGCTCGGGGTGTGAACGAACGCGTCGCCCCGGGGCCTGGGCGCTACCCGGGCCGGTTCGACCGTCAGCGTGATCTGCGGGATGCTTCCGAGCCGCTGGGGGCTGGCCTTCCCGGTGACCGCTCCGACTCCCATGTCGTTCGTTCCTCTCCTCCGACCGTTAACTGGCTGTTATTTCTTATGGAACGAGACGAGGGGCAGCTTTCCGAAGGTTGGGTAAAGGTTCGGCCAAGGTTCAATTGAAAGGCTTTCGGGCGGCCGGTCGTTTATACTGGCGAGTGGGTGCCGCTCGAACGTTTGCTCCAGTTTTCCCCAAGTTATCCCATGCCCGCAGTGCTTTCCGTCGAAGTCCGCCCGGACGAATCGTTCGAGCGGTACGAAGCGCTGGCTCGCGAGCACGGCTCGGACAGGGTCCTGGCCCTGGTGGCTCGCTCGACGCGCACCGCATGGCTGCGCCGGCTGGAAGGCGTCGACCGGGCGGAAGACCTGATCTTCACGCCGGGAGCCTGGGTGCGGCGGGAGCTGGCCCTGTGGTGGCCGCTCGCCGACGCCGGCCTGACGGCGGACGGCTGGCCCCGCTCGGACTCGGCGCTGGCCGAGCCGCTCTTCGTGCAAGCCGACATCGCGCAGGGTCTCATGGCCGCATTCACCCGGGAATCGCGGCAGCGCGATCGCGCATTCGCCGACGCGCGCACTCCCTCTTCCCTGATCTACGTCCAGTTGCTGGACGTGCTCGACGCCGCCGTCTTGCACCGGTTGGACCTCGCCGAGGCGGCGCGCCTCCTGCTGGCAGGTTGCTTTTATCCCGACGAGGCGCCCCGGCGCCGGCACGTGCAGCCCTGCCTGGAGGCCTACCGGGACGGGATGCTGCGGGCCCGCATGCTGGATCGCTCGCTCGCCCGCTGGGTGTTCGAGCTATACGTGCTGCCGTCCGAGCCCTACCTGGCGCACCGCGCCCGGACGCTGCGCGCCGAGCTGCGCGAGGATCCGCCGGCCGCGCCGAGCGGTCCGCTCGGCCGGCTGGCTTTCGCCATCCTGGCTG
Proteins encoded in this region:
- a CDS encoding MotA/TolQ/ExbB proton channel family protein produces the protein MTLFGFLLGFGIFIGAILYEAGNASLFINPHGLIIVIGGSIAAAFAGFHLNELVRATTSLTFIFKKVSENPKKYIELFTGLAEKNHKGGLSAIEDEVNRLAPGFAKGGLDLLINGFKREEIEDVMDTQIQAMVVYEQSDSNLFRTMASLAPGFGLVGTLIGLIIMLMHLEDVAKVAPSMATAMTATFYGVILANLIFLPLSVKISRRLESKTWLYEMIKTGVLCLYDKKHPLFVKEKMNAFVPGVEKAAKGKGAAASARKPAAAKA
- a CDS encoding OmpA family protein — protein: MSKEYSTAHNQGHGEPWLITYADMVTLLMALFIVLLSVSTVDQQKAEEMVEAVKEGAGAEGKTKGKMTFQEIKAKVEKEIQSQNMQDQVEAKLTPRGIDINFSSQLFFDAGKAELKPEAQKVLDAAARILKEIKVDDAKIAIEGHTDSRPIKTAQFPSNWELSTARATRVLRYFLDKGVSEKKVEALGLAATRPKVDKDGKEISAEDPANRRVVIRVVRDPYAGFDKKAKQASAATPGKPAAGGHH